One window of uncultured Methanoregula sp. genomic DNA carries:
- a CDS encoding TATA-box-binding protein has protein sequence MVDKKYESLKIENIVASGVIAESIDLAEFSDKIENCELNKKRFPGAVYRIADPKIACLIFSSGKIVITGVRNDKALADGLAIVLKSLKTAGIEPLKVPRIAITNMVCSYNLDRYINLNKLAVTLNVENVEYEPEQFPGLVYRIKEPRIVVLIFSSGKIILTGGKTLEDVKNGLDVLEKKLESLR, from the coding sequence ATGGTTGATAAAAAATACGAATCCCTGAAAATTGAAAACATCGTTGCATCCGGTGTCATCGCCGAGTCCATCGATCTGGCTGAATTTTCAGATAAGATCGAGAACTGCGAACTCAATAAGAAGCGATTTCCCGGCGCTGTCTATCGCATCGCGGATCCCAAGATTGCCTGCCTCATCTTCTCGTCCGGGAAGATCGTGATCACCGGCGTCCGCAACGATAAGGCACTCGCAGACGGGCTTGCGATCGTTCTCAAATCGTTAAAAACTGCCGGCATCGAACCCCTCAAAGTGCCCCGGATTGCGATCACCAATATGGTCTGTTCGTACAATCTCGACCGGTACATCAATCTCAACAAGCTGGCCGTCACCCTCAATGTCGAAAATGTCGAGTACGAACCCGAACAGTTCCCCGGCCTTGTCTACCGGATCAAAGAACCGAGAATTGTTGTTCTTATCTTCTCGTCCGGAAAGATCATTCTCACCGGGGGTAAGACCCTTGAAGATGTCAAGAACGGACTTGACGTTCTCGAAAAGAAGCTCGAAAGCCTCAGGTAA
- a CDS encoding alpha/beta hydrolase, translated as MANYVLVHGGNMTTATWNNLTRYEPVDTPDGTMGGRIWDPMVSALTVHNHHVLAPTLRDEHHASLTAHIGQVGDLIAEHNLWNIILVGHSYGGMIITGVAAKMPDRIRHLVYIDAALPDPGQSLFDIIASGGRDPRSFIGLEPAAPYVEKLQFDPEKIQSLKKTYILCRESEFASVTRVAQKKIAGAGNEWTYRELPTSHVPMASMPDELAQLLLDAAKK; from the coding sequence ATGGCGAATTATGTCCTGGTTCACGGCGGCAACATGACAACTGCCACCTGGAATAACCTTACCCGGTATGAGCCGGTAGATACTCCAGACGGCACGATGGGTGGAAGGATCTGGGATCCCATGGTGTCGGCTCTCACGGTGCATAACCATCATGTCCTTGCGCCGACACTCCGGGACGAACACCATGCCAGCCTCACCGCCCATATCGGGCAGGTCGGTGATTTAATTGCTGAACATAACCTGTGGAATATTATTCTGGTCGGGCACAGTTATGGCGGGATGATAATAACCGGTGTTGCTGCAAAGATGCCGGACAGGATCCGCCACCTGGTGTATATCGATGCTGCATTGCCGGATCCGGGGCAATCCCTGTTTGATATTATTGCTTCCGGCGGCCGCGATCCCCGGTCGTTTATCGGCCTGGAACCGGCAGCACCCTATGTGGAAAAACTGCAGTTTGATCCTGAAAAAATACAATCCTTGAAAAAAACCTATATCCTCTGCAGGGAAAGCGAGTTTGCATCTGTCACCCGTGTTGCACAGAAAAAAATTGCCGGTGCAGGAAACGAATGGACCTACCGTGAGCTGCCGACATCCCACGTGCCGATGGCCAGCATGCCGGATGAGCTTGCACAACTATTGCTGGATGCAGCAAAAAAATAA
- the ppcA gene encoding phosphoenolpyruvate carboxylase — translation MDELPRIPKCMSTQHPDNVHVPFFAESSELGGEDEVREAYYVYSHLNCREQMWDCEGKEVDNFVVKKLLTTYSPFFSEKKLGQDIFLTLRVPNPQVEKAEAKILLETLESIPRSFDSAKLFYKEDIAPIFEVILPMTDSHTAIDNIYQYYADFVIGKQYKRLGGRDTTIADWIGTFAPRHINVIPLFEDQKSMLGAHTTVHRYLLDKQLPYQRVFLARSDPAMNYGLVSAVLLNKITLFNLNALQERTGIPIFPIIGVGSAPFRGNLRPDTVDRVSAEYPSAHTFTIQSAFKYDYPLDAVQSAVKQLEEREVAAPAAIDEKRCCEIIERYTQAYINELLPLTDIVNRVAAHIPGRRKRKLHIGLFGYTRSTGGVTLPRAITFTAAMYSIGVPPEILGLSALGRDDLVFVREVYANFDRDLLDAIRYMNPDSPYLSPSMKDAAVRICGDETHEVHRQITGSILQSLHDNRNKDLQPMILQAANIRKFLG, via the coding sequence ATGGATGAATTGCCAAGAATCCCCAAATGCATGAGCACCCAGCACCCGGACAATGTCCATGTGCCATTTTTTGCAGAATCATCCGAACTCGGTGGCGAGGATGAAGTCAGAGAAGCATATTATGTCTACTCCCACCTCAACTGCCGGGAGCAGATGTGGGACTGCGAGGGAAAGGAAGTGGACAACTTTGTTGTCAAGAAGCTTCTGACCACCTACTCCCCGTTCTTTTCAGAAAAAAAACTGGGACAGGATATTTTCCTCACCCTCCGTGTGCCGAACCCTCAGGTGGAGAAGGCCGAGGCCAAAATCCTGCTCGAAACCCTGGAAAGCATTCCCCGCTCGTTCGACAGTGCAAAACTCTTCTACAAGGAAGATATCGCCCCGATCTTTGAAGTCATTCTGCCGATGACAGATTCCCATACCGCCATCGACAACATCTACCAGTATTACGCGGATTTTGTGATCGGCAAGCAGTACAAACGGCTCGGCGGAAGGGATACTACTATCGCCGACTGGATCGGGACATTTGCCCCCAGACACATCAACGTGATCCCGTTATTTGAAGACCAGAAGAGTATGCTTGGCGCCCACACAACCGTACACCGGTACCTGCTCGACAAGCAGCTCCCCTACCAGCGGGTCTTTCTGGCCCGCTCGGACCCGGCCATGAACTACGGGCTTGTCAGCGCAGTCCTCCTCAACAAGATTACCCTCTTCAACCTCAATGCCCTGCAGGAACGGACCGGCATACCGATCTTCCCGATCATCGGGGTCGGGTCGGCACCGTTCAGGGGTAACCTCCGGCCGGATACCGTGGACCGGGTCAGCGCCGAGTACCCGTCGGCACATACCTTCACTATCCAGTCCGCGTTCAAGTACGACTACCCGCTGGATGCGGTGCAGTCCGCCGTAAAACAACTTGAAGAGCGCGAAGTTGCTGCACCGGCAGCCATTGATGAAAAACGGTGCTGTGAAATTATTGAGCGATACACGCAGGCATACATCAACGAGCTGCTCCCGCTCACGGATATCGTCAACCGGGTTGCAGCCCATATCCCGGGCAGGCGCAAACGCAAACTCCATATCGGCCTGTTCGGGTATACCAGGAGTACCGGAGGGGTCACGCTGCCCCGGGCGATCACCTTTACTGCTGCCATGTACTCGATTGGCGTTCCCCCCGAGATTCTCGGGTTGTCCGCGCTTGGCCGGGATGACCTTGTGTTTGTACGGGAAGTTTACGCGAATTTTGACCGGGATCTTCTTGATGCGATCCGGTACATGAACCCGGATTCGCCGTACCTGTCACCGTCAATGAAGGATGCAGCGGTGCGAATCTGCGGTGATGAAACCCATGAGGTACACAGGCAGATCACCGGCTCTATCCTCCAGTCACTCCACGATAACCGGAACAAGGATCTCCAGCCGATGATCCTGCAGGCAGCAAATATCCGGAAGTTCCTGGGATAG
- a CDS encoding MFS transporter — MVQSLRDMMDRQQKIIVTILMLGTLMGSLDSTIVILAFPTISQSLHADMLTTIWIILIYLLVVAVCTTQLGRLGDIYGRSRMFNTGFGVFTLGSLVCGLSPSISWLILSRGVQAFGGALMQANSGAIIADTFPPDARGTAFGYISLGWTSGAMLGIVLGGIITTYFGWEYIFFINLPIGILATVLGFRYIRDNVRVRAKMDMTGMILLGLALTLISYAGVDFAGEGVAVTNILSACFGVVAIVLFLVYESRTPEPIINFTVFKNRILKYSVLAAFFLSLGYLSVVFLITMYLQGIRALSPLDAALLLTPGYIVGSLLSPLMGRLSDRYGARVLATSGAAMLILATLVYLMLRLDTPYWVVLLASGISGIGSAMFFPSNNSAVMANAPPGSFGGISGVLRTVQNIGILGSFVVAITVASASIPREVAFEVFIGTSNLVGGVSDAFLHGIDASLWASIVIMGIAAVLSWLRGQELRRADH, encoded by the coding sequence ATGGTACAATCACTCCGTGATATGATGGACAGGCAGCAGAAAATCATTGTCACGATCCTTATGCTCGGGACCCTGATGGGTTCGCTTGACTCCACCATCGTTATTCTTGCATTTCCCACCATTTCCCAGAGCCTCCATGCCGATATGCTGACAACGATCTGGATTATCCTCATCTATCTCCTCGTCGTTGCAGTCTGCACCACACAGCTTGGCCGCCTGGGCGATATTTATGGCAGAAGCAGGATGTTCAATACCGGGTTTGGTGTTTTCACGCTGGGCTCGCTCGTGTGCGGTTTGTCCCCTTCAATCTCGTGGCTGATCCTGTCCCGGGGTGTCCAGGCATTCGGCGGGGCACTGATGCAGGCCAACAGCGGGGCCATCATCGCTGACACATTCCCTCCCGATGCGAGAGGAACGGCGTTCGGGTACATCTCCCTTGGCTGGACCAGCGGGGCGATGCTCGGTATTGTGCTCGGCGGGATCATCACCACGTACTTTGGCTGGGAATATATTTTCTTCATCAATCTGCCTATCGGGATCCTTGCAACCGTTCTTGGCTTCCGGTATATCAGGGACAATGTCCGAGTACGGGCAAAGATGGATATGACCGGCATGATCCTGCTGGGGCTTGCCCTTACCCTTATTTCCTATGCCGGTGTCGACTTTGCCGGAGAGGGAGTGGCTGTGACCAATATCCTTTCCGCGTGCTTTGGGGTTGTGGCAATTGTCCTGTTCCTGGTGTACGAATCCAGGACGCCTGAGCCTATCATTAATTTCACGGTCTTCAAAAACCGGATCCTGAAATATTCTGTCCTGGCAGCATTTTTCTTAAGTTTAGGCTATTTGTCGGTCGTGTTTCTCATCACCATGTACCTCCAGGGTATCCGGGCTCTCTCACCGCTTGATGCGGCCCTCCTGTTAACACCAGGGTATATCGTGGGAAGCCTTCTCTCGCCGCTCATGGGCAGGCTTTCCGACCGGTACGGGGCACGTGTCCTGGCAACGTCGGGTGCTGCCATGCTCATCCTCGCAACGCTCGTTTATCTCATGCTCCGGCTCGATACGCCGTACTGGGTAGTCCTCCTCGCATCCGGCATCTCCGGTATAGGTTCGGCCATGTTTTTCCCCTCCAACAACAGCGCCGTGATGGCAAATGCCCCTCCAGGTTCCTTCGGGGGAATATCGGGTGTGCTCAGGACCGTCCAGAACATCGGCATCCTGGGCAGCTTTGTGGTTGCCATCACGGTCGCCTCTGCCTCGATTCCGCGGGAGGTGGCTTTCGAGGTTTTCATCGGTACGAGCAACCTTGTTGGTGGCGTTTCCGATGCATTCCTGCATGGCATCGATGCATCGCTCTGGGCATCTATCGTTATCATGGGAATTGCCGCAGTCCTCTCCTGGCTGCGGGGACAGGAACTGAGGCGAGCTGATCATTAG
- a CDS encoding 5-formyltetrahydrofolate cyclo-ligase translates to MSTLREQKSSLREILRRKKDAMLPEERLEKSQGICRHLMGIIRDNETVMAYTSKEKEVNTEPLIRALFMRGNPVVVPIIVKEDVSLRLSYIRDFSALVPSTFGVPEPIGSEIPAAAEDLDMIILPMLGFDRAGGRIGYGAGYYDRFLSKNPELRKIGIAFACQEVETLPQEENDIRMDVIVTEDGIVYQRGR, encoded by the coding sequence ATGAGTACCCTGAGGGAACAAAAGAGCAGCTTACGGGAGATCCTGCGCCGGAAAAAAGATGCAATGCTACCGGAAGAGCGGCTGGAAAAAAGCCAGGGGATCTGCCGGCATCTCATGGGGATCATCAGGGACAATGAGACCGTGATGGCCTATACATCGAAGGAGAAAGAGGTCAATACGGAGCCGCTGATCCGGGCGCTGTTCATGCGGGGAAACCCGGTGGTTGTCCCGATTATTGTGAAGGAAGACGTGAGCCTCCGCCTGTCCTATATACGGGATTTTTCCGCCCTGGTGCCAAGCACGTTTGGGGTTCCGGAACCCATCGGGAGCGAAATTCCGGCAGCTGCTGAGGATCTCGATATGATCATCCTCCCGATGCTCGGGTTTGACCGGGCCGGGGGAAGAATCGGGTACGGGGCCGGCTATTATGACCGGTTCCTGTCGAAAAACCCGGAGCTGCGGAAGATCGGGATCGCCTTTGCCTGCCAGGAAGTCGAAACCCTGCCCCAGGAGGAGAACGATATCCGGATGGATGTTATCGTAACCGAGGACGGCATCGTATATCAGCGCGGGCGGTAA
- a CDS encoding NYN domain-containing protein — protein sequence MALDTKVIALYIDFENIEIGLEKQYKTKFKIEPIINKLSELGVVRIRKAYADWVKNQDYRESLLNYGIELIEKPSLNSEGKNGADIKLAIDAVETAILNPNINTFAIVSGDSDFLSLIQKLRESGKYVIILSGDAFTSKLIIKNCDEFISYELIADIHETDQKQDTTLQKELSHAIDLLKDALRILEDEGKQLDYAGIKIKMLQIDPTFTEKKIGFTSFGNFIKSVIENKQLDIEITQIKGISYVKSNLNEDDGEEFETRPPTKKEWKVIFEAVEMFFAQGKGKKSEGNPWILLSYLDRRRDVGLLPLSKVAIRDALQTLIEQGIILKKKGSGVSPYSLADDFENHKKVFLNRLK from the coding sequence ATGGCGCTGGATACGAAAGTCATCGCATTATACATAGATTTCGAAAATATCGAGATCGGCCTCGAGAAACAATACAAGACAAAATTCAAGATAGAGCCTATCATCAACAAACTTTCGGAACTCGGGGTTGTCCGGATACGGAAAGCCTATGCAGACTGGGTAAAAAACCAGGACTACCGGGAAAGCCTGCTCAATTACGGGATCGAGCTGATCGAGAAACCCAGCCTGAACTCCGAAGGAAAGAACGGGGCAGATATCAAACTCGCAATAGATGCTGTGGAAACGGCAATTCTGAACCCGAATATCAATACGTTTGCAATCGTTTCCGGCGACAGTGATTTCTTATCGTTAATCCAGAAACTCCGGGAGAGCGGAAAATATGTCATCATCTTAAGCGGCGATGCATTCACGAGCAAGCTGATAATCAAGAACTGCGACGAATTTATTTCCTATGAACTGATTGCCGATATCCATGAAACAGACCAGAAACAGGACACAACCCTGCAAAAGGAATTGTCTCATGCAATCGATCTGCTGAAAGATGCCCTGAGAATCCTCGAAGATGAAGGAAAACAGCTGGATTATGCCGGCATCAAGATCAAGATGCTCCAGATCGATCCCACCTTTACCGAAAAGAAGATCGGGTTTACGAGTTTTGGGAATTTCATCAAATCGGTTATTGAGAACAAGCAGCTGGATATTGAAATTACCCAGATCAAGGGAATATCCTATGTCAAATCAAACCTGAATGAAGATGATGGTGAAGAATTCGAGACCCGGCCGCCGACAAAAAAAGAATGGAAGGTAATCTTCGAGGCAGTTGAGATGTTTTTTGCCCAGGGCAAAGGGAAAAAGTCGGAAGGCAACCCCTGGATTCTTCTCTCGTATCTTGACCGCAGGCGGGATGTGGGGCTTCTCCCGCTCTCCAAGGTTGCCATCAGGGATGCACTCCAGACCCTGATCGAACAGGGAATTATTCTCAAAAAGAAAGGATCCGGTGTTTCACCGTATTCGTTGGCCGATGATTTTGAAAACCATAAAAAAGTGTTCCTGAACCGGCTGAAATAA
- a CDS encoding MarR family winged helix-turn-helix transcriptional regulator: MTEHDEHLFLVFDNLFRIRNECSCGIFSECGLSDMTVKQIRYLKTIDENGEVTFSRLAEITRTSKPTITETVNKFVRMDCVYRQPCPDDGRIQYIRLTEKGQMIARAEQQALRRVIRRMLESLDEHEIEVLTDILSKVR, encoded by the coding sequence ATGACAGAACACGATGAGCATCTTTTCCTGGTTTTCGACAACCTGTTTCGGATCCGGAACGAATGCTCATGCGGGATCTTCTCGGAATGTGGCTTGTCGGATATGACGGTGAAACAGATCCGCTACTTAAAAACCATTGACGAAAACGGGGAAGTCACCTTCAGCCGGCTCGCGGAAATCACCCGGACCTCGAAGCCCACGATTACCGAGACCGTCAACAAGTTTGTCCGGATGGATTGTGTGTACAGACAACCGTGTCCTGATGACGGGAGAATCCAGTATATCCGCCTGACGGAAAAAGGGCAGATGATTGCCCGGGCCGAACAGCAGGCCCTCCGGCGGGTTATCAGGCGCATGCTGGAATCGCTTGACGAACATGAGATTGAAGTCCTCACCGACATCCTGTCCAAGGTCCGGTAA
- the eif1A gene encoding translation initiation factor eIF-1A encodes MGFHKKNDNEPDLNAVNPDGTPTVRVRLPKKWNNEQFALAEQMLGANHIRVRCIDGVTRMGRIKGKIKKRAWIREGDTVIVTPWSFQDEKCDIIFRYLKPQTDWLRKNRYI; translated from the coding sequence ATGGGTTTTCACAAAAAGAATGATAATGAGCCGGACCTGAATGCCGTAAATCCTGATGGCACTCCTACCGTCCGCGTACGGTTGCCGAAAAAGTGGAATAACGAACAGTTCGCCCTTGCTGAACAGATGCTCGGGGCAAATCATATCCGCGTCCGGTGCATCGACGGTGTCACCCGCATGGGCCGGATCAAGGGAAAGATCAAGAAGCGGGCCTGGATCCGGGAAGGCGATACGGTTATCGTTACTCCCTGGAGTTTCCAGGATGAGAAATGCGATATCATCTTCCGGTATCTCAAGCCCCAGACGGACTGGCTCCGGAAAAACCGGTATATCTGA
- a CDS encoding protease inhibitor I42 family protein translates to MKTAYPITVIGCIFILAAGLIAGCTTPTAEIGHPTVTVVPTTSVPLTSSTTSPAGTGTEASVQTLFVNSTSNGQIITIPAGERVLVRLNENPTTGYIWNATPSRGLTVVSDSYVAPNTALMGAPGYHEWFLSPTTFDTYTFKAVSIRPWEGVTNTDETFSLVIQVKNDKPALP, encoded by the coding sequence ATGAAAACAGCATATCCAATTACAGTAATCGGCTGCATTTTCATTCTCGCAGCAGGACTGATAGCAGGGTGCACGACCCCGACAGCGGAGATCGGACACCCGACAGTTACCGTTGTACCCACAACCAGTGTCCCGCTCACATCATCGACAACATCACCTGCCGGTACGGGAACCGAAGCCAGTGTCCAGACCCTCTTTGTAAACAGCACCTCAAACGGGCAGATTATCACGATCCCGGCAGGGGAGCGCGTACTGGTCCGGCTGAATGAGAACCCGACCACCGGGTACATATGGAATGCAACTCCTTCGAGAGGACTTACGGTCGTCTCTGATTCCTATGTCGCCCCGAACACCGCCCTTATGGGTGCGCCCGGTTATCACGAATGGTTCCTTTCGCCAACAACCTTCGACACTTACACATTCAAGGCGGTCTCCATTCGTCCATGGGAAGGGGTAACAAATACCGATGAGACGTTCAGTCTGGTCATCCAGGTAAAGAACGATAAACCGGCTCTCCCCTGA
- a CDS encoding pyridoxamine 5'-phosphate oxidase family protein, with product MVKLTDEIKESLTGTKIVFLATSSKSSMPNAVPIGAFKLLDDETLLISDQFFHKTLQNLKENPQAVISWWGEKGGFQLKGSTTLHTNDEIFRQDVAWMKELRPNLTPKSAVILKITDVFNLKPGADAGKKIL from the coding sequence ATGGTAAAACTGACCGATGAAATAAAAGAATCGCTGACGGGAACAAAGATCGTGTTCCTGGCAACCTCTTCAAAGAGCAGCATGCCCAACGCAGTTCCGATCGGGGCGTTCAAGCTTCTGGACGATGAAACGCTTCTTATCTCGGACCAGTTCTTCCATAAGACGCTCCAGAACCTGAAAGAGAACCCGCAGGCAGTCATATCCTGGTGGGGCGAGAAAGGCGGTTTCCAGCTCAAGGGTTCGACAACCCTCCACACGAACGACGAGATCTTCCGGCAGGATGTGGCGTGGATGAAAGAGCTCCGGCCCAACCTTACACCAAAGTCCGCAGTAATCCTGAAGATCACCGATGTCTTCAATCTCAAACCCGGCGCCGATGCCGGAAAGAAGATACTTTGA
- a CDS encoding YkgJ family cysteine cluster protein, giving the protein MDEPGMDDEPCEQCGLCCRILGPGVTPTVPNVYVWIEQGRTDILRWFVAFMERGEPVPCTDLRAEDLGNVVSVEMRHPDTGEYVTVCPFLRRVTKTRYLCGIHQVKPDMCCTYQPWIWGETYFNRCRALADRKCRWPL; this is encoded by the coding sequence ATGGATGAACCGGGAATGGATGATGAGCCCTGCGAGCAGTGCGGACTCTGCTGCCGGATACTGGGGCCCGGCGTTACGCCGACCGTACCAAATGTTTACGTCTGGATAGAACAGGGCCGGACCGATATCCTGCGCTGGTTTGTCGCGTTCATGGAACGGGGAGAACCTGTACCGTGTACCGACCTCAGGGCCGAAGACCTCGGGAATGTTGTCTCGGTCGAGATGCGCCATCCCGATACCGGGGAGTACGTCACGGTCTGCCCGTTCCTGCGCAGGGTGACAAAAACGCGGTACCTCTGCGGGATCCACCAGGTGAAACCCGACATGTGCTGCACCTACCAGCCGTGGATCTGGGGCGAGACCTACTTCAACCGGTGCCGGGCCCTTGCAGACCGTAAATGCCGGTGGCCGCTCTGA
- a CDS encoding winged helix-turn-helix domain-containing protein, with protein sequence MAERRTQYEIYWEILVFCKTPRTITGIISRCDLNSKTGQDYIGFLCTKGYLSLQKDGEKSSYVATEDAREYIALFSEMYQKLFDRIPGFKL encoded by the coding sequence ATGGCGGAGCGGCGGACACAGTACGAGATTTACTGGGAGATCCTTGTATTCTGCAAAACGCCCCGGACGATCACCGGCATCATCAGCCGGTGCGATCTCAATTCGAAAACCGGGCAGGACTACATCGGGTTCCTCTGTACAAAGGGCTACCTTTCCCTGCAAAAAGACGGGGAAAAATCCAGCTATGTGGCAACCGAAGATGCCCGGGAATATATCGCCCTTTTTTCAGAAATGTACCAGAAACTGTTCGACAGGATACCAGGGTTCAAACTATAG
- a CDS encoding cache domain-containing protein, with protein sequence MEKRQCLFLVILVTGIVLFTAGCIQSQPGVTSPAPAATSTVLPKTSVSNETLVAFVNSAVAYVKTNGKERALAEFSNPNGSFVRGELYIYAYDFNGTTLAHPINPESVGKLREGANGVFVKEMGAAIRNGSGYYRFVYINPLHNNTVESKLGYGAPIDQDWWLGSGVYAGPVDPAPAHAGK encoded by the coding sequence ATGGAAAAAAGGCAGTGTCTGTTCCTGGTTATCCTTGTTACCGGTATCGTTCTCTTCACCGCCGGTTGCATCCAGAGCCAGCCTGGTGTTACTTCCCCGGCACCGGCTGCAACCAGCACTGTACTGCCGAAAACCTCTGTTTCCAATGAAACGCTTGTTGCCTTTGTCAACAGTGCAGTTGCCTATGTAAAAACAAATGGCAAAGAAAGAGCTCTTGCAGAATTTTCCAATCCGAATGGATCGTTTGTCAGGGGCGAACTCTATATCTATGCCTATGATTTCAATGGCACTACGCTTGCCCACCCAATCAACCCGGAGTCGGTCGGAAAACTCCGGGAGGGGGCCAATGGTGTATTTGTTAAGGAAATGGGTGCTGCAATCAGGAATGGCAGTGGTTATTACCGGTTCGTGTACATCAATCCTCTCCACAACAACACGGTCGAATCCAAACTCGGGTATGGTGCACCGATAGATCAGGACTGGTGGCTTGGTTCCGGGGTGTATGCCGGGCCGGTAGATCCTGCTCCCGCACATGCCGGTAAATGA
- a CDS encoding KTSC domain-containing protein, translated as MVILLERQTVKSRILRSVGYDETTKILEIEFQTGLVYHYLGVPPKVFADLMHSSETGKYFSEKVRPRFQAKQVAG; from the coding sequence ATGGTGATACTTCTGGAACGACAAACCGTCAAGTCCCGTATTCTTCGCTCTGTCGGATATGATGAAACCACCAAAATCCTGGAGATAGAATTCCAGACTGGACTGGTTTACCATTATCTGGGTGTTCCTCCAAAAGTCTTTGCGGATCTCATGCATTCCAGTGAGACTGGAAAATACTTTTCCGAGAAAGTCCGGCCCAGGTTCCAGGCAAAGCAGGTTGCCGGGTAA